Below is a window of Zerene cesonia ecotype Mississippi chromosome 18, Zerene_cesonia_1.1, whole genome shotgun sequence DNA.
taattatatcccTATTCCTTTCTaagtttttttcaattacaaaGCAAGAATATGAATCAGTATTGTatttggttatttttaaagtatattttaatggtcacgataaaataaaacagataacAGTTAGCAATATATCTCTACAAAAATTATGTGCTTATTTTCTCGAATGGGCACACTATCTCTATTGTAATATGTCCAGCGGTATCTCCCAAAATTTATCAAACGACAACCTTCTTCAATCCCAAAACGCTCATgcctaataaatatacatacatacactctTAAAACATAACCCTCTTTCTGACGATTAGTCAAAATCGTGTTATCTTCTGCTTCccctacaaaatattatttattgcgtcGGTATTACTGGCATGGCTATTATATccataataaagtttattagatACTGACGGAGTAaacgttttaattacaaatgaatttCTGGACTGAAAAAGCGGAGTAATAAAAGCTTTTAGAGCGGAATTATTCGTTAACCACTGATAATAAACGAAAGGAAATGTTTCGTTATTACCAAGTATAATTTAGCGccaaagataattttatttaaaagatttcatTAAGCCTCGAATGCCAGAAACCTTCCttgaaagaaacaaaaaagagAAATCTATTTCTAAGTTTgtgaaacttatttaaaataactcacAAAAGAAATCTCCACTAAGCGTTTCAATTTAGCAAAAGTGGTGAAAAATGACTCGCCAGACGCTAACGTGAATTTATGGTGACGATATTAAAAACTGCTCTGCCGTCTAGAATTAAGAGAGACAATTTCGTGTCACATATAAAGTGAGATTTATGTCTTGCTTAGTTGGTGCGTACTGGCCTTGAATAGAACACCTATTTCGTAAGTTATAAAGTGTATGcataaataagattattataatctgataaaaagttacagttctacagtattataaatgcgaaagtttgtaaggatggatgtatgtgtgtgtgtatgtgtgtttgttactctttcatgcaaaaactatcgaaccgattgcaatgaaatttggtacgtagatagctgttcataggtaactttttatcccgatattcctacggataCAGATTTttgcaggtgaaaccgcggggcgcaatcATTAAATAAGTAGTCCGATAGTAGGTAGTAactaatctattttatttaatacctaGCTTATACTAGTCCGGGTGTTCATCtcattcaaaaatttaattgattgaaaactcaaactcaaacttaaactACGTGAACAAGCAAAGTTAGATTGTGTTTATAAGGAATATTCGAGAACTGGgaaaattattgcttttagACTTGATATGACAAATCTATATGATAGTATTGCgtttatagatttttagttaaatcatgtgttgaatttaaatttagaatgttTGTTTTCTATAGGTATTGAAATTTCGTGTtcgttttttcttttcaaatttttttatagcattgaaatgctttatataatagaaattttgATAGAATAGAATAATCCTGATCACGAACCcgtcttcgcccgtggtacatatattagaGCCTTCGtcaataaatgggttatctaacactgaaaggatttttcaaaccggaccagtagttcctgagattagtgcgttcaaacaaacaagcaaacaaactcttcagctttataatattagtatagatgacataatactatacgttTTACCATTTGACGATAATGTATGAATTTAGTGGCTACGTAAACATAttcctatatattaaaataacatttacttcGTAAACTTTCCCATcgctaatacattttaatttacgaAAATCACATGCTGCATTAGGTCCACTTTAGTTAATGGAACTTGTTACAAAGTAAGCGAGCAGCTTGTACTTTGTATATTCATGTTttcgttaatattattatcttttcatTTGAGCGTTTTAAAATTCCGATCACGTTCTGTATAAcgctaaaaattattttgtcgCAAGGAGCGTCAGTATTGTTAATCCCCCTGCCTCAAATTGTGCCGATTACTTGAGctctattcaaatataatttagattaattGTCCGCTTCTTTATGTAGAACTAGTCTAGTCTTAAGAACTTAAATTAAGGTCTGAGACAGCTTAAGGAGTTTACGAAATGATACCTTGGATTGAATACTGAAATCTCCCTTGgggtttttatttcagttccCTCGTCTCactttcttttgttatttcaattgaattttgGTGTAGGTGTTTGTTTTCTATTCATAAGCGATGTTACAGAATTGTAATGTAATCGTTGCTTATACAATCATTAAAGTAAACAAgttataataacttataattgcataaatataTAGCGGTAATGTTTGTCTAATAAGATTTTTCTTGTTTACAGATGCACAAGCAATAGAAAAAGAAAGCACAGaatgcattttataatagttgcATAATACACTCGAAATGCTGCATAGAAGCTCATCTTCCCGCCGCAGGCGCGCTTCGAGAAGCGCGGCAACGTCGCCGCAAACAAGATCTCCTCGACCATCAGCTCAAACCTCAAGACGGGCATCCTTAGCCACCACAGAAACTGACGACGAACTGGAACCCCCACCACCACAAAGAAGCCCAAGAGCAAGCCTTGCTCCCGATGCAGCGTTAGAGGGTTATCATCGCAGCCCACGCCATTCACTCGTCCCAGAATCAAGATCAGCTAGAAACTCAATCACTCCAGAAACTGCGTTAATCCGGAATAGTCTAACGCCAAGTAGAAATAATTTGGGCGTGGAACAGGCATATGGTTCCCGTTTAAGCTTAAATCCGCAGGATTTCAATCGATCGCCGCGTAATAGCATTACCCCAGACGCAACCGCCAGAACTCCTAGACGAAGTTTGGTGCCAGAAGGTACATCTTGGAATCAACCAAGGAATTCCTTAGTACCAGATGTAGGCCGCAGTCCTAGACATTCTGTAGCAAGTATACAAATAGATCCTGCTCGCAATCAGAAAGAATTGGGTCCAAGTCCTAGGACGAGTCCTAGAGGGAGCGTAGCTCCAGATGCCTTGAGGAAAGACTTTTCTGAGTTGAACAGAACCCCGCGTGGTTCATTAATACCCGATTCCCAGAGGAGTCCCAGAGGAAGTATCGCTCCGTCAGAACGTAGTGCAAGAGGTAGTCTGGTTGCTTGTGACATTGAGGCTGCCCGAGTTAGCCCACGTGGCAGTTTGACCTTAACATTTCAAGAACCTTTGGTTTCTAGAGAAAGGAGGGCAAGCGAAGATAGTCAAACAGCAAGTAAGTGAATTCCTTTTTTGCTTATATCTaaactacaaatttaaaaacataatttcaaaaaacgaTCGTCATTTCAGATCTTATAACGTTTTAATCGCAAACTGTTCACATTATAGATACTCGAGGAAGAAGCGTGTCACCATACAAAACATCAGTCGGAGGGAGGCAGGCTCTGTCTGATACTGGGTCCAGGAGAGCTTCAAGCTCTGTTAGTCAAGTacgtatgtatttaatattataatatttggaaTGTGGTTTTTTGAACAGgctaaatgttttatatttactactaATTGAACTTTCAAGTCATAAccatatgtttaaattaaaattccttaattaacaaatgatatgattatattacTCATTGGCTTGCttaaaatgtcaaaatctTTCTTCCGtcatgataaatttataaacttttaataccAATATTCTAAGAACTAAATTTTCTATTCAGTATACAGTCATATAGACtaacgttttttaattttaaactgaaaAACGTGAAGCTTtcgaatattttgttaatttataactttgaaataaatttacagtaaacatgattatattatatattcatttacacTTATAATTTTACCATTCATCAGGTGTCAGGCGACGAACAGCGTCGGCTATGCGGTGAGCATGCCAAGTATAGCGACCGAACGGGTCTGGGATTGGGCGTGGGACTCACCACGTATGGCTCAGTGGCGTATCAGCTGAAAGACGCTAACATGGAAGCTTCTGGAACCGTTGACTTCGTTTGCAGGGCCGCCAAAATTATGAATAGAACTAGTGAGTttagtttgtattatttattgtttgtacaGTGAAACCTGGTTAAGTGAGACATCAAGGGACCTGCAATGTCGTTTCACTTATAGAGGTATTCCACTTACCCAGTGTCTCAGATAtacaggtataaataaatatctgtctCATTTACAGAGGGTTCCATTAATAGAGGTCTCTTCGCGTGTCTTCCCACTTTCATAAACGGATATTAACTTCAGTTTTTCACGTAATGATAACGATTGTAGCTTTCgttttgacatttttcaaataaacatttgtatgatAGTAAAGCGAAACTAAAACTGAAGGTAATTGAAGGTCAAAATTTGTACTTACGTACTTGGAATTGCGTGTGGAATTTGTGGGTAGAATAAGAATGagtaaacaaacaatgttATCTCAGTTACAGAggtttatgcatataaaatttactcgcTGTCTCAATTATAGAGGTAACTGTGATGATAAATCGAAAGAACAAATCCCAGATATAGAGGTTTACCTCGTCCCACTAACAGAGGTAATTCAGTGCCAAAGTGTTGGGACCTCAGCATGAGTTCCAGCTACGGAGGTTTCTCACTTATCCAGGTCCCACTTAACCAAGTTttactgtattatatatagtctGTATTTgagtatttacaattttatatatcttcaCATTAATTAGTGTAGATACCATAATTATCTCATAAGATTAATCtaacgattttaattaaataggaaTTATACggcaaatttaaatattaaatataacaattaactttttgtttatttatttaggctCATTAACAATTGCATTTGCATTGTATTGTAtcatacacaaatataaagaatacttAGCAAATAGATCATAGtagacaaaatatatattagcaCTTCAtgcatttttcatatatattacatcaattcttgaattacattttaaaaataatgagttCAATGAATCAAtatcatagtattttcttgtgtttggttttacgcgagtattatacatttagaaattaaaaactttttaacggattttaaacgcgatttattcattatattacagacacagacagtctccccgtgaccacgctcgctgtaaagtgttcgaaacgtcgggttaataatataatgaataaatcgcgtttaaaatccgttaaaaagtttttaatttctgaatcAATATCATTTacagaatttttaaacatatcctaataattgattgaaaattaaaacatcataaaaaaacGTAAGTTCGACAACTTAACCATAAAACACACGAAGTAAATGAAAGTAAAAggcaaaatatacatatttttttagaaattaaactaGAAAACCGATTTAGAATGCATTCTTTTCAAACTCTCATATCAAGTATCGAagtatcgatatttttatgcTCAGTTACATTTcacgattttttaaataaaaacacacgaTGGAATGGgcatgttattaatatatcgattatttctattgaataAAGTAACGCCGATGGAACATAGATATGAAATTACatgacatttaataattaagttttttgtttcagtCGTAATGACGGTGTTCCTTGCTTGTCTGTCTACGCTACCAGTTATTATGTTGATTATGGGTAAGGATAAAAGTATGCTATCTTTAGTATAGTTATTTAATGGattatttacctattttaaaatattatacaacaatactttgtttcataattatcTATTGATGTACTTTGTAATTGGTGTAGGTGAGGGTATCTGTTAActgaactatttatttttaaataagctgCAAGATACTTTACACAAGTAAATAAACACCAACTAAAAAAGTAAACGTTATATTAACCTAATAAACGTcgtaaattttacatacattttgatgaattttcgTTATCATTTATCCACCcgaaacatttctttttaaccCACAAAACAAgcttacataatacataaaatcatcatttaaataatcaaaacatgAATGGTATTCAGAAACAGCTATCCTGATTGTAATTGACGTAAAGTAACCCTAAGTttgataatgttaaatattgccacacaaatctatttataaactaaaatattctttacctCATTTTTAGATCCAAAAGGATTCATCTTGAACTTGGAGCCTTGTTCAATGATGCATGAATAATGCACCAACACTTATAGAAATATCaacaatcaaattaatatttcaaatctcCGTTTCAAATGAGAAGACGCTAAGGAAACATTTACTTCACctcaaattatattgaaaacggTACATGACAAGACACTGATTATATGAAGATACGAGATTTCGAatacaatatgaatttaaaactaaatttactGATACTCAATAATTATCCCTTTCATTATTCACATTTGTATCGGATGACGTGTAATACTGGTGGCTGTTATTTGAACATTCTAACCTTGAAATGTAGGTTACGGTCATTATAATAACGAATTTAAGGTGCGATTATCCCCCGAGTCCAAGACTGTATTATAAAGACGATAGTGGGAAGAGTAgctaaatacatttttatttctgaacCCTGaagttaaatagaataatacaaaagtataaaaatagttccttttgaaattttatgttactttCGCTATATATACCTATGCACATACAAGttgatatttacataattctaacttataaatactaaCGTTAATCAAACAGAAGTTCATACTaaacatcaaatattaaatactcttttgtatacaataaaaccAAAAGAAGAAATCAACAGCAATTTCTGTTCAAGTACTAAACCCTCCTTACATAAAACCTTTGTCAAGGAACAC
It encodes the following:
- the LOC119833874 gene encoding uncharacterized protein LOC119833874 produces the protein MLHRSSSSRRRRASRSAATSPQTRSPRPSAQTSRRASLATTETDDELEPPPPQRSPRASLAPDAALEGYHRSPRHSLVPESRSARNSITPETALIRNSLTPSRNNLGVEQAYGSRLSLNPQDFNRSPRNSITPDATARTPRRSLVPEGTSWNQPRNSLVPDVGRSPRHSVASIQIDPARNQKELGPSPRTSPRGSVAPDALRKDFSELNRTPRGSLIPDSQRSPRGSIAPSERSARGSLVACDIEAARVSPRGSLTLTFQEPLVSRERRASEDSQTANTRGRSVSPYKTSVGGRQALSDTGSRRASSSVSQVSGDEQRRLCGEHAKYSDRTGLGLGVGLTTYGSVAYQLKDANMEASGTVDFVCRAAKIMNRTIVMTVFLACLSTLPVIMLIMGVQYIRDCPAEPRLPVYMVVGGAAGGAGLCWLLWAQLASRSSNAPASVPERVVAYTLTVFLMGWFAFGNYWTLGIMWPDYAPTLFEPNQWCHRTLYVFALTQLAVVWGVVALMLLLLLSLVVCQVFGCGWLGPARYK